The Brevibacillus choshinensis genome includes a region encoding these proteins:
- a CDS encoding SDR family NAD(P)-dependent oxidoreductase gives MKFKDNIVIVTGAGNGIGRAVATLYATQGAYVVIAEQNREAGESAAHSINASEITTGTATFQQVDVSQPDHIVQLMQMVDERWGRLDVLINNAGLSTWESPYDLTVEAWDHILNTNLRSVFLGSREAAKVMRKHGGGSIVNLSSSRAHMSEPNSEAYAASKGVILALTHALAVSLGTDGIRVNAISPGWIENGDYSALRPEDHAQHPAGRVGVPDDIARACLFLTQKDNDFITGTELVIDGGMTRKMIYEP, from the coding sequence ATGAAATTCAAGGATAACATTGTCATCGTCACTGGTGCTGGAAATGGAATTGGTCGTGCCGTGGCGACGCTGTACGCTACACAGGGTGCTTATGTGGTCATTGCTGAGCAAAACCGCGAGGCGGGTGAGTCTGCCGCCCACTCGATCAACGCATCAGAGATCACCACAGGAACCGCTACTTTCCAGCAAGTCGACGTCAGTCAACCCGATCATATCGTGCAGCTGATGCAGATGGTCGATGAGCGTTGGGGTCGTTTGGATGTATTGATTAACAACGCCGGCCTTTCCACGTGGGAGTCTCCTTATGACCTGACAGTGGAAGCGTGGGATCACATCCTCAACACCAATCTGCGCAGCGTCTTTCTCGGTTCACGTGAGGCAGCCAAGGTCATGCGCAAACACGGTGGCGGCTCCATCGTCAACCTGTCCTCGTCCCGCGCGCACATGTCGGAACCAAATTCCGAAGCATATGCCGCTTCCAAAGGGGTAATTCTGGCCTTGACTCACGCTTTGGCGGTTTCATTGGGCACGGACGGCATCCGCGTCAATGCCATTTCACCGGGATGGATCGAAAATGGAGACTATTCGGCCCTTCGCCCTGAAGACCATGCGCAGCACCCAGCCGGACGCGTCGGAGTGCCGGATGATATTGCCCGCGCCTGCCTGTTTTTGACCCAAAAGGACAATGATTTTATTACCGGTACTGAGCTGGTCATCGATGGCGGAATGACGCGAAAGATGATTTACGAGCCATAA
- a CDS encoding nitroreductase family protein, with translation MQTEMKLTAEQAMEARHSVRKYDPSAVIPQGELNEILRLAASAPSSWNLQHWRFLVVTDPAIKQKLLPIAYNQQQVVDAYATIIILGDLEADKAATVVYDHALAKGIVSQQVRDTMIAQVEGAYKNNPEIARDEAIRNSSYAAMQLMLAAKAKGYDTCPMGGYDRNKLIEALNIPSRYIPTLMLTLGKASVQAHPTDRLGLDQLVIENSF, from the coding sequence ATGCAAACGGAAATGAAATTAACAGCCGAACAGGCGATGGAAGCAAGACATAGTGTACGTAAATACGATCCGAGCGCGGTAATTCCTCAAGGTGAGCTGAACGAAATTTTGCGTCTGGCAGCTAGCGCGCCATCCTCATGGAATCTGCAGCACTGGCGTTTTCTGGTGGTAACTGATCCGGCTATCAAGCAAAAGCTCCTGCCGATCGCTTACAATCAACAACAAGTCGTTGACGCTTACGCTACTATCATCATACTGGGAGATCTGGAAGCAGACAAGGCGGCGACTGTTGTGTACGACCATGCTCTTGCTAAAGGAATCGTGTCGCAGCAAGTACGTGACACGATGATTGCTCAAGTCGAGGGTGCTTACAAAAACAATCCAGAAATTGCGCGTGACGAGGCAATCCGCAATTCTTCCTATGCTGCAATGCAGCTAATGCTCGCTGCAAAAGCAAAAGGGTATGACACATGCCCAATGGGAGGCTACGACAGAAATAAGCTGATCGAAGCCCTGAACATCCCATCCCGATACATTCCGACTCTGATGCTCACACTGGGCAAAGCGAGCGTGCAAGCACATCCAACCGATCGCTTGGGTCTGGATCAACTGGTTATTGAGAATAGCTTCTAA
- a CDS encoding cytochrome c oxidase subunit II, with protein sequence MHLHRFEKIWLMLGAGGLALFILLLCVNAFAMGMAPPSNMEMIDPAKVLETPPFDKPGLKQVGDQEYDAYMTAFAFGFSPTKMEVPVGSTVNFHVTSPDVIHGFQIPGTNVNFMVLPGHINSATYTFDQPGEYLIICNEYCGAGHQVMATTIIVK encoded by the coding sequence ATGCATTTGCATAGGTTTGAGAAAATTTGGTTGATGCTTGGCGCTGGCGGGTTGGCCTTGTTTATCCTGCTGCTGTGTGTCAATGCGTTTGCGATGGGGATGGCACCTCCCAGCAATATGGAAATGATTGATCCAGCCAAGGTCTTGGAGACGCCGCCTTTTGATAAACCAGGCTTGAAACAGGTAGGGGATCAGGAATACGACGCCTACATGACGGCCTTTGCATTTGGCTTCTCACCGACCAAGATGGAAGTGCCGGTCGGTTCCACGGTGAATTTTCACGTCACGAGTCCGGATGTCATCCACGGCTTCCAGATTCCCGGTACAAACGTCAATTTTATGGTGTTGCCCGGACATATAAACTCCGCCACGTATACGTTTGACCAACCTGGCGAGTATTTGATTATTTGTAATGAATACTGCGGCGCTGGTCATCAGGTGATGGCGACCACGATTATCGTGAAATAG
- a CDS encoding TetR/AcrR family transcriptional regulator, whose product MSARPREFKDTTVIDAAMEVFWEHGFEGSSTEKLCERTGLGRGSLYNAFGSKHALYEKALERYQELGIEIQVEVLEQPGPVKDRLRALMEWGIDQDFHGEERRGCLAINAAIERGAKDSAVARLVGGHVGRLEQALCHVIAIGQRSGEITSKRPALELARSFLSSFYGLRVLGKVVEDRSVLEDVVEGTLAAL is encoded by the coding sequence ATGAGCGCCAGACCTCGAGAATTTAAAGATACAACTGTGATTGACGCTGCCATGGAAGTGTTTTGGGAGCATGGCTTCGAGGGTAGTTCCACAGAAAAATTATGCGAGCGGACGGGTCTTGGCCGGGGAAGCTTATACAACGCGTTCGGCAGCAAGCACGCGCTTTACGAGAAGGCATTGGAACGATATCAAGAGCTGGGCATCGAAATACAGGTAGAAGTATTGGAACAGCCGGGACCTGTAAAAGACAGACTGCGTGCTCTGATGGAGTGGGGGATCGATCAGGATTTTCACGGAGAAGAGCGACGGGGGTGTCTCGCAATCAATGCTGCGATTGAGCGAGGCGCAAAGGATTCGGCGGTTGCACGTTTGGTTGGTGGTCATGTTGGGCGCCTCGAACAGGCGTTGTGCCACGTCATCGCGATAGGTCAACGATCAGGGGAAATTACCTCCAAACGCCCTGCACTCGAGCTGGCTCGGTCATTTCTGAGCAGCTTTTACGGTCTGCGTGTACTGGGCAAGGTCGTAGAGGACCGCAGTGTACTGGAGGATGTAGTGGAAGGGACGTTAGCAGCCTTATAA
- a CDS encoding ferric reductase gives MTEWVLHFPTWELIRFFGLLSYFMLFTGVGLGICYSMPGWAPKTKGRLYKIHSAASVSGMFLGVFHAMLLVIDTYMPFSWGELLFPFTASHSPLLNGLGTITAYGMVAIILTTDLRNKLNKKVWRAVHLCSYPTFVMALIHGMGVGTDTREGWIILFYVFTFTAVTILLIARAFLGGKRNLAHSTGRR, from the coding sequence ATGACAGAATGGGTGTTACACTTCCCTACTTGGGAGCTGATTCGATTCTTCGGACTGCTGTCCTATTTCATGCTCTTTACAGGAGTTGGCCTGGGTATATGCTACAGTATGCCGGGTTGGGCTCCGAAAACAAAGGGAAGACTTTACAAAATACATTCGGCAGCCTCTGTTTCTGGGATGTTCCTAGGGGTTTTTCATGCTATGCTGCTCGTGATTGACACGTATATGCCTTTTTCTTGGGGCGAATTGTTATTTCCGTTTACGGCTTCTCATTCTCCGCTCCTGAATGGATTGGGTACGATCACCGCTTACGGCATGGTTGCCATTATTTTGACTACCGATCTGCGAAACAAATTGAACAAGAAAGTATGGAGAGCCGTCCATCTCTGCTCTTACCCCACTTTTGTGATGGCTCTCATTCACGGGATGGGCGTAGGTACTGACACCAGGGAGGGGTGGATCATTCTCTTCTATGTTTTCACTTTTACCGCGGTGACGATTCTCTTGATCGCCAGAGCCTTTTTAGGAGGGAAACGCAATCTTGCACATTCTACTGGTAGAAGATGA
- a CDS encoding FAD:protein FMN transferase, producing MQQDLHVHRCRAMNTEMETILLSQSEQMSRALEQIVNKWFYAVEHRFSRFLPESELSYLNSHSGRLTLVSGAMAEVLALAEAYRIQTQGIFTPFVYDALHAAGYDQSFEKLDREKATTSDEFSFSLASMTLHSAMKAVQLRTGSHLDLGGIAKGWSAEKLAGRLQRKHGVKRGLVNAGGDVQVWGGSSADEPWYIGISSPWNRDEELAIATLREGSVATSSVWGRRWKDSQHKEQHHLIDPRTMKPGNSDVAQCSIVGDSVIACEIWAKVVCILGLKSGEALLRKHCPRLEALIVSDMGDIHLFAHPHHEKERWEINRIDFFHDITM from the coding sequence ATGCAACAGGATCTGCATGTCCATCGCTGTCGTGCCATGAACACCGAGATGGAAACCATCTTGCTAAGTCAGTCCGAGCAGATGAGTCGAGCTCTAGAACAAATCGTGAACAAGTGGTTCTACGCTGTCGAGCACCGTTTTAGCCGCTTTTTGCCTGAGAGTGAGCTGTCCTATCTCAATAGCCATAGTGGTAGACTCACACTCGTCTCAGGGGCAATGGCAGAGGTGCTGGCGTTGGCAGAAGCCTATCGCATACAGACACAAGGCATCTTTACTCCCTTTGTCTACGATGCGCTCCATGCTGCTGGATACGACCAATCCTTTGAAAAGCTGGATAGGGAGAAGGCAACTACCTCGGATGAGTTTTCTTTCAGCCTAGCATCCATGACGCTCCACTCGGCTATGAAAGCAGTGCAGCTGCGAACAGGCTCCCATCTCGATCTAGGGGGAATCGCCAAGGGTTGGTCAGCTGAGAAATTGGCTGGACGGCTGCAGCGCAAGCACGGAGTCAAGCGAGGGTTGGTCAACGCAGGGGGAGATGTTCAGGTCTGGGGAGGCAGCAGTGCCGATGAGCCATGGTATATAGGCATCTCCAGCCCGTGGAATCGGGACGAGGAGCTGGCGATCGCCACGTTGAGGGAAGGGTCAGTGGCGACTTCCAGCGTATGGGGCCGCAGATGGAAGGATAGTCAGCACAAAGAACAGCATCATCTCATAGATCCTCGCACGATGAAGCCAGGGAACAGTGATGTCGCCCAGTGCAGCATCGTAGGAGACAGTGTAATCGCATGCGAAATCTGGGCGAAGGTCGTCTGCATTTTGGGGCTGAAAAGCGGAGAGGCCTTGCTGCGAAAACATTGCCCGCGCTTGGAAGCTTTGATAGTTTCCGATATGGGAGACATTCATTTATTCGCCCATCCTCACCATGAAAAGGAAAGATGGGAGATCAATCGAATCGATTTTTTTCACGATATCACGATGTAG
- a CDS encoding response regulator transcription factor, which yields MHILLVEDDPKLGPLIQYKLNQGYHTVEWVADPELVMDYLQQAHYDLYILDWMMPKKSGLMLCEEIRASNDQTPILMLTARDAIDDRVTGLTRGADDYLIKPFAFEELFARIHALTRRIPVAINQEKTCEYAGITLDRQTHEVYREGQLLTLTKKEFQLLEFFLRNAEKVLTREQILNYVWGLDATITPNAVDAAIKLLRKKVDDGFPNKLIHNVRGIGYRLFLSEENESV from the coding sequence TTGCACATTCTACTGGTAGAAGATGACCCCAAGCTGGGGCCGTTGATTCAATACAAATTAAATCAGGGGTATCATACGGTGGAATGGGTAGCAGACCCAGAGCTTGTGATGGATTATTTGCAACAAGCCCACTATGATCTGTACATTCTGGATTGGATGATGCCAAAGAAAAGCGGATTGATGCTTTGTGAGGAAATACGGGCAAGCAACGATCAGACCCCCATCCTGATGCTGACCGCCCGAGATGCCATCGATGATCGGGTGACTGGACTGACCAGAGGGGCAGATGATTACTTAATCAAACCGTTTGCTTTTGAAGAGCTGTTCGCCAGAATTCACGCATTGACCAGGCGAATTCCTGTTGCCATCAATCAGGAAAAGACCTGCGAATATGCGGGAATTACGCTTGATCGGCAGACTCATGAGGTATATCGAGAAGGGCAACTACTCACGTTGACCAAAAAAGAGTTTCAGTTGCTGGAGTTTTTTCTACGTAATGCGGAGAAGGTACTCACACGCGAGCAAATTCTCAACTATGTATGGGGTCTGGATGCGACGATCACGCCGAATGCAGTGGATGCGGCGATCAAGCTGTTGCGTAAAAAAGTGGATGACGGTTTTCCTAACAAGCTGATTCACAACGTCAGGGGCATCGGCTACCGTCTCTTTTTGTCAGAGGAGAATGAAAGTGTTTGA
- a CDS encoding sensor histidine kinase, which translates to MSTWREELATSSEMISLMQSIFANVSDAILVVDRDGLIVKVNAALEQMTGWTEKEMVGIKHICELCLGMATCMEETTCADCFFKQVQMPSFEMRLRTKDGREHPVAASSTRLPDDSSGELVMVIRDMSAQQRAEKERYQHKLTNYVIQAQEEERKRIARELHDGVGQALYSILVGLNVVGQSQLSDPIRQHVTDLLQMTAKAMEEVKRMALELRPSALDDLGLLPALRSLMKRVEKSFDIQVELHVQGERRRYSAAMETALYRIVQEAMTNTAKYAQASQLGIVFEAREKEVVVTIVDDGVGFDVEKTLHKGKGLGVFGMKERAQLLGGTVDIRSAPDEGTTVIVRIPVPKEETENGHSRADR; encoded by the coding sequence ATGAGTACGTGGAGAGAAGAGCTGGCGACGTCCAGTGAAATGATTTCGCTGATGCAGTCGATCTTTGCCAACGTCAGTGATGCCATCCTGGTGGTAGACCGCGACGGGTTGATCGTAAAGGTCAATGCCGCACTGGAGCAAATGACGGGCTGGACCGAGAAAGAAATGGTCGGGATCAAACATATTTGTGAGCTATGTCTGGGGATGGCGACTTGTATGGAGGAGACGACCTGTGCTGATTGCTTTTTCAAGCAGGTGCAGATGCCGTCCTTCGAGATGCGTCTTAGAACCAAGGACGGTAGGGAACATCCAGTAGCAGCGAGTTCAACGAGACTACCGGATGATTCCAGCGGAGAGCTGGTGATGGTCATCCGTGACATGTCTGCCCAGCAGCGGGCTGAAAAGGAGCGCTACCAGCACAAGCTGACCAACTACGTGATTCAAGCGCAGGAAGAAGAGCGCAAGCGGATTGCACGTGAGCTGCATGATGGAGTCGGTCAGGCACTGTACAGCATTCTAGTCGGGCTCAATGTGGTGGGGCAGAGTCAATTAAGCGACCCGATCCGCCAGCATGTAACCGATCTGTTGCAGATGACGGCAAAGGCCATGGAAGAGGTAAAGCGCATGGCTCTGGAGCTGCGGCCATCGGCATTGGATGATCTGGGGCTCTTGCCTGCTCTGCGTTCTTTGATGAAGCGGGTGGAAAAAAGCTTTGATATTCAAGTCGAGCTGCACGTGCAGGGAGAGCGGCGTCGGTATTCAGCAGCGATGGAGACGGCTCTCTACCGCATCGTTCAGGAGGCGATGACCAATACGGCCAAGTACGCTCAGGCCAGTCAGTTGGGTATCGTGTTCGAAGCCAGGGAAAAAGAAGTGGTGGTGACGATCGTGGATGACGGCGTCGGCTTTGATGTAGAAAAGACCTTGCATAAGGGCAAGGGTCTGGGTGTGTTTGGAATGAAGGAACGGGCGCAGCTCTTGGGAGGTACGGTAGACATCCGCTCCGCTCCTGACGAAGGTACGACCGTCATCGTCCGCATCCCGGTTCCAAAGGAGGAGACAGAGAATGGCCATTCGCGTGCTGATCGCTGA
- a CDS encoding LytR/AlgR family response regulator transcription factor codes for MFLKTIIIDDEPAICSELEYLLKKYIDIEVISIHYNPMEALPHIIDSEPDLLFLDIHMLGMSGLEFAKKLNQLSKPPLIIFSTAFHEHALEAFSTPAVGYLTKHILESSCSDCPGPCSDCPDARRASVSAKTTRLFRSM; via the coding sequence GTGTTCTTGAAAACCATCATTATTGATGACGAGCCGGCCATTTGTTCCGAATTGGAATACTTGCTGAAAAAATATATTGATATCGAAGTGATTTCGATCCATTACAATCCGATGGAAGCACTGCCCCACATCATCGATTCTGAGCCTGATTTGCTTTTTCTCGATATTCACATGCTCGGGATGAGCGGCCTTGAATTTGCTAAGAAATTAAACCAGCTGTCCAAGCCTCCACTGATCATTTTTTCGACTGCTTTTCATGAACACGCTCTGGAAGCTTTTTCGACTCCTGCTGTTGGTTATCTGACCAAACATATCCTAGAATCATCGTGCAGCGACTGTCCCGGACCGTGCAGCGACTGTCCCGATGCTAGACGAGCATCTGTATCCGCAAAAACAACAAGATTATTCCGATCAATGTGA
- a CDS encoding LytTR family DNA-binding domain-containing protein encodes MSLRERDLYIATKESIEKCDLSLNELEAILNRSGYFFRSHRNYILNVRQIKEIIPWFNNTYLIKMNDDNQTDIPVSRGKIKAFRCMMNL; translated from the coding sequence GTGAGCCTGCGGGAGAGAGATTTATATATTGCTACAAAAGAGAGTATCGAAAAGTGCGACTTGTCCCTGAATGAGCTGGAAGCGATTTTGAACCGATCGGGTTATTTCTTTAGAAGCCATCGAAACTATATTTTGAACGTGAGACAGATCAAAGAAATCATCCCTTGGTTTAACAACACGTACTTGATCAAGATGAACGACGACAACCAGACAGATATTCCCGTAAGCAGAGGGAAAATAAAAGCGTTTCGCTGCATGATGAACCTGTAA
- a CDS encoding b(o/a)3-type cytochrome-c oxidase subunit 1, with protein MVIARKVDTDRLPAAVTRPAALLGLSFIWVAYIAFGLAALAGMLQGMVRGGIIELPSWTNYYQILTAHGVLMALIFTTFFIVGFLLTGVARTTGGSLHSTALGWGWAGWILMVVGTLMAIVTILMNEASVLYTFYAPLKASPYFYIGAALLVVGSWFAGFAVFASYHKWKKENKGKVSPLFVFMSVTTFVMWIIATLPVAVEVIFQLIPWSLGISPTINIMLSRTLFWFFGHPLVYFWLMPAYIAWYVCVPRIIGGHVFSDSLSRLAFICLLLFSIPVGFHHQLMEPGISAGWKMIHVTLTLIVVIPSLMTAFSMFAIFETTGRKKGGIGLFGWLKKMPWTDVRFFAPFVGMLFFIPGGAGGIINASNQINAVIHNTIWVTGHFHITVGAAVALTFFGVSFWLIPVLTGRTLTRTANRMGMVQTVFWAVGMFLMSFAMHTMGLQGAPRRTDFTTYMDHPTALGWMDYQRMMAFGGGLLFVSAVLLILILLYLTFYAPKGYMEYPIGETEKEQHVPRFLERWPVWIGLVAFLIVMAYGYPIMEQIQHQAPGSPPFKTW; from the coding sequence ATGGTAATCGCACGAAAGGTTGATACAGATCGGCTACCTGCTGCTGTCACGCGTCCGGCTGCCCTCCTCGGGTTGTCCTTCATTTGGGTGGCGTACATCGCATTTGGATTGGCGGCATTGGCAGGAATGTTACAAGGTATGGTGCGTGGCGGAATCATAGAGCTACCCAGTTGGACGAATTACTATCAGATTTTGACTGCCCACGGTGTGCTGATGGCACTTATTTTTACCACGTTTTTCATCGTTGGCTTTCTCCTGACTGGTGTAGCGCGCACGACAGGGGGATCACTGCATAGCACTGCTCTCGGATGGGGGTGGGCTGGCTGGATCCTGATGGTCGTGGGTACCTTGATGGCAATCGTCACTATTTTGATGAATGAAGCTTCGGTGCTATACACGTTTTATGCTCCGTTGAAGGCATCCCCATACTTTTATATCGGGGCTGCGCTCCTCGTAGTCGGCAGCTGGTTCGCAGGCTTTGCGGTCTTTGCCAGCTATCATAAATGGAAAAAGGAGAACAAAGGCAAAGTATCGCCGCTTTTTGTTTTCATGTCGGTCACGACGTTTGTGATGTGGATCATTGCGACACTCCCAGTGGCAGTCGAGGTCATTTTTCAGCTGATTCCTTGGTCACTCGGAATATCGCCGACGATCAACATCATGCTGAGCCGTACCTTGTTCTGGTTCTTTGGGCATCCACTAGTCTACTTCTGGCTGATGCCAGCTTACATCGCCTGGTATGTATGTGTACCGCGGATTATCGGCGGGCATGTTTTCAGTGACTCGCTCAGCCGCCTCGCGTTTATTTGCCTGCTGTTGTTCTCGATTCCAGTAGGTTTTCACCATCAGCTGATGGAGCCAGGGATCTCGGCGGGCTGGAAAATGATTCACGTGACACTGACGCTCATCGTCGTCATTCCGTCGCTCATGACAGCCTTCTCTATGTTTGCGATCTTCGAAACCACAGGACGCAAAAAGGGAGGTATCGGTCTCTTCGGCTGGCTGAAAAAAATGCCATGGACGGACGTGCGCTTTTTCGCTCCGTTTGTCGGGATGCTCTTCTTCATCCCTGGGGGAGCTGGCGGTATTATCAATGCAAGTAACCAGATCAATGCGGTCATTCACAATACGATTTGGGTCACGGGTCACTTCCACATTACAGTGGGGGCGGCAGTTGCACTTACGTTCTTTGGAGTCAGCTTCTGGCTGATCCCGGTATTGACCGGACGCACTCTCACTCGTACAGCTAATCGGATGGGGATGGTGCAGACAGTATTTTGGGCAGTAGGGATGTTCCTGATGTCGTTTGCGATGCACACGATGGGCTTGCAGGGAGCACCTCGTCGGACCGATTTCACGACCTATATGGATCATCCGACAGCATTGGGCTGGATGGATTACCAACGGATGATGGCGTTTGGTGGCGGTCTGTTGTTCGTATCGGCCGTCCTGCTGATCCTCATTCTTTTGTACTTAACCTTCTACGCGCCAAAGGGGTACATGGAGTATCCGATTGGGGAGACAGAGAAGGAGCAGCATGTTCCACGCTTTCTGGAACGCTGGCCTGTGTGGATAGGGCTCGTCGCTTTTCTGATCGTAATGGCGTATGGCTATCCGATCATGGAGCAGATCCAGCATCAGGCGCCTGGTTCACCGCCGTTTAAAACCTGGTGA
- a CDS encoding sensor histidine kinase encodes MFEKTRKKLTLMYSGMLALILVVVFVGFYWTLAAVIGRNEQMQLESIAEKAIHEWKESQERKLSGRSGEADPNFVGRMDLDFLQQNQIFMLVSNEQMLVKMSPEHDGKFASSFQQAIREHAPEEGRTTRIFLHAEGEKKIFAVYRPVVAGEDVQIYLAEDVSRMEQLLQQMKWTLTVIAILLLGLAALIGYWFSGRAMVPIDRSYKRQKDFTTDASHELRTPLSVILSSAEILQEKKESLPAFHQTVLQSMVDEIHRMSRLIDDLLTLARSDVETNQKLSFQPIDLRSLIAEVADRMQIKAVDKEVTVVNQVELDSVHLLGHSDSIRQLFYILLDNAVKYSEQGGKVEIDAVKEGTNKVAYSVRDYGNGIPEEDLPYVFERFYRADKARSRDVEGTGLGLAIAAQIVKMHKGQISVKSSKEQGTQFTVVFPVIQPRGDIRP; translated from the coding sequence GTGTTTGAGAAAACGAGGAAGAAACTGACCCTCATGTACAGCGGGATGTTGGCGTTGATTCTAGTGGTAGTGTTTGTCGGCTTTTATTGGACGCTCGCTGCTGTCATCGGTCGAAATGAGCAGATGCAGTTGGAATCGATTGCGGAAAAAGCCATACACGAGTGGAAGGAATCCCAGGAAAGGAAGCTGTCCGGACGATCTGGAGAGGCAGACCCTAATTTCGTGGGAAGAATGGATCTCGATTTTTTGCAGCAAAACCAGATTTTCATGCTGGTGTCAAACGAGCAGATGCTGGTAAAGATGAGTCCCGAGCATGACGGTAAGTTCGCGTCTTCTTTTCAACAGGCGATCAGGGAACATGCACCGGAAGAGGGTAGAACGACTCGTATTTTTTTGCATGCCGAGGGGGAAAAGAAAATATTTGCTGTCTACCGTCCTGTCGTCGCAGGGGAGGATGTTCAAATATACCTGGCGGAAGATGTGTCCCGGATGGAGCAGCTGTTGCAGCAAATGAAGTGGACCTTGACGGTAATTGCTATCCTTTTGCTAGGATTGGCCGCCCTGATCGGATATTGGTTTTCAGGACGTGCGATGGTACCCATTGATCGGTCCTATAAAAGGCAAAAGGATTTTACTACGGATGCTTCTCACGAATTGCGTACGCCTTTGAGCGTCATTTTGTCTTCGGCAGAAATCCTGCAGGAAAAGAAGGAATCCCTGCCTGCCTTTCACCAAACAGTACTGCAAAGCATGGTGGACGAGATTCACCGGATGAGCAGGCTGATCGATGATCTACTTACATTGGCGAGAAGTGATGTGGAAACAAACCAAAAGTTGTCTTTCCAGCCGATTGATCTTCGCAGTCTGATCGCTGAAGTAGCCGATCGGATGCAAATCAAGGCTGTCGATAAAGAGGTAACGGTGGTCAACCAAGTCGAGCTTGATTCGGTCCATTTGTTGGGACACAGCGATTCGATTCGACAGCTGTTCTATATTTTGCTCGATAACGCGGTGAAGTACAGTGAACAGGGAGGGAAAGTGGAAATAGACGCGGTCAAGGAAGGGACAAACAAGGTCGCGTATTCTGTCCGTGACTACGGAAACGGAATCCCTGAAGAAGATTTGCCCTATGTTTTCGAGCGGTTTTATCGTGCGGACAAGGCACGATCTCGTGATGTAGAAGGAACGGGCCTGGGTCTTGCCATCGCGGCTCAAATTGTCAAAATGCACAAAGGGCAAATCAGCGTAAAAAGCTCCAAGGAACAAGGAACACAATTCACTGTTGTATTTCCCGTGATTCAGCCACGAGGTGATATTCGACCATGA
- a CDS encoding response regulator, with translation MAIRVLIADDHAIVRSGLGMLINAQEDMEVVGYAADGKEACEKAWDIHPDVVLMDLSMPPGENGLTATARLKETAPDIQVLVLTMHDDEEYLFRVLQAGAAGYILKSAPDLDLIAAIRSVHKGMAYLYPSATKSLIEEFLQMVKNGEEQAKYEILTEREKEVLVLIAKGFSNKEIAEQLTVSVKTVESHKAHIMEKLHLRTRPDLVRYAIKKGWLDFE, from the coding sequence ATGGCCATTCGCGTGCTGATCGCTGACGACCACGCCATTGTACGCTCAGGGCTGGGAATGCTGATCAATGCCCAGGAGGATATGGAAGTCGTCGGATATGCTGCTGACGGAAAAGAAGCGTGTGAAAAAGCATGGGACATCCATCCTGATGTCGTTCTGATGGATTTGAGCATGCCTCCGGGTGAAAATGGTTTGACGGCTACAGCCAGGCTCAAGGAAACGGCTCCAGATATTCAGGTGCTCGTTTTGACCATGCACGATGACGAGGAGTATTTGTTTCGCGTATTACAGGCTGGTGCGGCGGGGTATATCCTCAAAAGTGCCCCAGATCTGGACCTCATCGCAGCGATCCGCTCCGTGCACAAAGGAATGGCGTACCTGTATCCGTCCGCGACCAAATCGTTGATCGAGGAATTTCTGCAGATGGTAAAGAACGGCGAAGAGCAAGCGAAATACGAGATTCTCACCGAGCGGGAAAAGGAAGTGCTCGTACTGATCGCCAAAGGCTTTAGCAACAAGGAAATCGCGGAACAACTGACCGTCTCCGTCAAAACGGTAGAATCGCACAAGGCGCACATCATGGAAAAGCTACACCTGCGTACGCGACCCGATCTGGTGCGGTATGCGATTAAAAAGGGTTGGCTGGATTTTGAATAG
- a CDS encoding cytochrome c oxidase subunit 2A, whose translation METQTNSAKKNQGQKQTNPQTESENLQGTFAAVLIVGGIILLSWFGVFGLFLERA comes from the coding sequence ATGGAGACGCAGACAAACAGCGCGAAAAAGAACCAGGGGCAAAAGCAAACCAACCCACAGACCGAATCAGAAAATCTCCAGGGAACGTTTGCTGCTGTGCTGATCGTCGGAGGGATCATTCTCCTCAGTTGGTTTGGTGTATTTGGCCTTTTCCTGGAACGTGCATAA